TGCTGGCAGGGAACCCCGCCGTCCTGGGCGGCCACCCGCTGCTGCCGGGCATCCTCCTGGCAGCGGCTGCCGCCGGTGCCGGCTGGGCAGCTCTGCTCTGGCGCCGCCGCGATGTCCCCCGGCCCCGCTCCCGCGTCCGGGCCGTCGCGGCGTGGGCCGGCAGGGTTGCCGTCCTGGCGCTCGCCGCCGGGCTGGCCTGGCTCAGCCCCTTCGCCTACCAGCCGGGCCCGACGGCGGAGGCCGGGCCGGCGTCGGACCTCACCGTCACCGAAACCAGCACCGCCATCACCATGTCCCCCGAGGCAGCCAACACCACCAAGGGACTGGTCTTCTACCCGGGCGCACGCGTGGACGCCCGGGCCTACCAGGACATCCTGGGCCCCGTGGTGGGCGCCGGGTACCGGGTGGTCATCCTGAAGGAGCCGCTCGGGCTGAGCCTGCTGGACGGCAACCAGGCCCGCAGCGCCATCGAGGACAACCCGGACATCACCACGTGGGCGGTGGGCGGCCACTCCCTGGGCGGGGTGTCCGCATCGTCATTCGCCCTGGCGAACACCGACATCAAAGGCCTGGTCCTGTACGCCTCCTACCCGGTGGAATCGCTGCGGGGACGGCCCGGCCTCTCCGTCCTGTCCGTCTCCGGGACCAAGGACGGTCTCAGCACGCCGGACAAGATCCAGGCCTCCCGGGAACTCCTGCCCCCGGACACGGAGTTCGCCGCGGTCCAGGGCGGAGTGCACGCGTTCTTCGGTGACTACGGTGCACAACCGGGCGACGGCGAGCCCGGCATCAGCCGCAGCGCCGCCCAGCAGCAGGTCGCCGCCGCCACCGTCAGCTTCCTGGGTCAGCTGCCGGGCGGACGCTAAGCAGGGTCCAGCGGCTTCAGGCCCCGACGTACGCCGCCAGATGCTGGCCGGTGAGCGTCGCCCGGCTTACCACCAGGTCAGCCGGGGTGCCCTCGAAGACGATCCTGCCGCCGTCGTGCCCTGCTCCCGGGCCGATGTCGATAATCCAGTCACCGTGCGCCATCACCGCCTGATGGTGCTCAATGACGATCACGGACTTTCCGGAATCAACCAGCCGGTCCAGCAGCCCCAGCAGCTGTTCGACGTCCGCCAGGTGCAGCCCCACCGTGGGCTCGTCCAGGATGTAGACGTCCCCGGCCTCCGCCATCTGGGTGGCCAGCTTGAGCCGCTGGCGCTCGCCGCCGGACAGGGTGGTTAGCGGCTGGCCCAAAGAAATGTAGCCCAGGCCCACGTCCGCCAGGCGTTCCAGGACCTTGTGCGCGGCGGGTGTTTTGGCCTCGCCGTCGGCAAAATACGCCAGCGCCGCGTCCACGGACATGTCCAGGACGTCCGCAATGTTCTGGCCGCCCAGAGTGTATTCGAGGACGGCGGGCTGGAAACGGCGCCCCTCGCAGTCCTCGCAGGTGGACTCGACCGTGGCCATGACGCCCAGCTCGGTGAAGATCACGCCGGCGCCGTTGCAGGTGGGGCAGGCACCCTCTGAGTTGGAGCTGAAGAGCGCCGGCTTGACGCCGTTGGCCTTGGCGAACGCCTT
This region of Arthrobacter sp. DNA4 genomic DNA includes:
- a CDS encoding alpha/beta hydrolase, with protein sequence METTPAGQASAPPRKRTALFWASAGCAAALTGVALWMLAGNPAVLGGHPLLPGILLAAAAAGAGWAALLWRRRDVPRPRSRVRAVAAWAGRVAVLALAAGLAWLSPFAYQPGPTAEAGPASDLTVTETSTAITMSPEAANTTKGLVFYPGARVDARAYQDILGPVVGAGYRVVILKEPLGLSLLDGNQARSAIEDNPDITTWAVGGHSLGGVSASSFALANTDIKGLVLYASYPVESLRGRPGLSVLSVSGTKDGLSTPDKIQASRELLPPDTEFAAVQGGVHAFFGDYGAQPGDGEPGISRSAAQQQVAAATVSFLGQLPGGR